The segment GATTCCCGCCGGACAGGCGCGGCCGAGTTCCGCCTGACCGAGGCTGACATCCGCCGGCGAGCCGCAGCCTCCGGCGAGCCCGGCTGGGTGCTCGAAGCCCGGCTGCGCGCCTGGCAGCGCTACCTCTCCCTGCCGATGCCGGAACCGCGCGACGAGGCCTGGCGGCGCACCGACTTGAGCGGCCTGCCGGCTGACCACGTCCAGTGGCTCCCGGTGGACGATCTGCCGGTCGATCCGGCGCTGCTGCTGCCGATCACGGATGAGAGCCAGGCTGGCCTGATGATCCTGCGGCCGGGTCTGCCGACGCTGGCGAATGTCGATCCCGGGCTGGGCGGCCGCGGCGTGGTCTTCACCGACTGGTCCACCGCGGTGCGCGACCACAGCCGCCTGCTCCAGCAGAACTTGGGGCGGCTCGTCGATCCCGCCAGTGCGAAGTTCGCCGCCTTGGCGGCGGCGGTAGCCGACACCGGAGTGATCCTGTATGTCCCGCCTGGCGTCGTGCTTGAGCAGCCGCTACATTCCGTGATCTGGGCGCCGGGCGCTGGACGGGCGTTCGCCACTCGGGTGCTGGTGGTCCTGGGCAAGGGGGCGGCTGCAACCTTCATCCATGAGTTCGCTTCCCCCACCGAGCCGGAGAATGCCGCCTTCCACGCCGGCACGCTGGAGGTCATCGTCGAGGACGAGGCTCAGCTCACCCTGGTCGAACTGCAGACCTGGGGAGAACATGTGTGGACCATTTCCCACGAGAAGGCGCAGGTCGGCGCCGGCGGGCGGGTGGACTGGATCTTCGGAGCAGTCGGCAGCCATCTGACCAAGAACTTCAGCGAACTCAGCCTGGTTGGCGAAGGCGCCGAGGGCAGGATGTCCGGGTTCTACTTCACCGACGGTATGCAGCACCTCGATCATGACACGCAACAGAACCATCTCGCCCCCCATACCACCAGTGACTTGCTCTTCAAAGGCGCACTCATTGGCAAGAGCCGGTCGGTGTGGCAGGGAATGATCTATGTCGCCCCCGGGGCTCAGAAATCCGATGGCTACCAGGCCAATCGCAATCTGCTGCTGAGCCGAGGGGCCCGGGCCGACTCAATTCCCGGATTGGAGATCCTGGCAGACGATGTCCGCTGCACGCACGGCGCCACGGTTGGCCGACTGGAGGAAGAACCCCTATACTATCTGATGACCCGGGGGATCCCCAGGGCGGACGCAGAACGCCTGGTGGTTCATGGGTTCTTCGCACCGATCATGTCCCGCATTCCGTTCGAGGGGGTGCGCGAGAGGTTCCAGCGCATGATCGATGAGAAGATGCGGCAGTCGATCCGATGACCAGCGGCAGTGTACGACAGGCAGGGACGAGGATGCGCAGGCGAGAACTGACGGCCACCAGTCTGCCGGCCACAGCCGAGCGCTATGAAGTTGGGCAGCTGGTGGATGTGTTCTGTGACCATACCGACCAGGACAACCGGGTGCGCACGTGGCTGCAAGGTGTGGTGGTCCAGGCCGAGTACAAGATGGTCGCCATTCAATTCAATCAAGATGTCTACCTGACGGACGGCTGGATGGTGCCGGATCGTGTGCTGTGGTGTCAGCAGGGCGGAGACAACATCCGGCCCTCCACCAGCCGCCGACGCCCGTTGCCGCCCAAGAGGCGCAAACGGAGATAGCCCGAATGCCGACCGCCTCCACCGCAGCCTTTCTGGCCACATCGCTCCGGGCCGATTTTCCTATCCTCTCTCGGGAAACCCGGCCCGGCGTTCCATTGGTCTACCTGGACTCGGCCGCAACCTCCCAGAAGCCCCGGGCGGTTATCGAGGCCATGTCGGCCTACTACGAGCGGCAGAACGCCAACATCCATCGCGGCGTTCACCAGCTGGCGGAAGAGGCCACCCAGGCCTACGAGGATTCCCGGCGGCGGCTGGCTCGCTTCATTCATGCCCCATCCAGCCGCCAGGTGGTGTTCACCCGCAACACCACCGAATCCATCAATCTGGTTGCCCACGCCTGGGGCCGAAGCCGGGTGAAGGCGGGAGACGTCATCCTGCTGACCGAGATGGAGCACCATTCGAACCTGGTGCCCTGGCAGATGCTGGCCGCCGAGCGGGGCGCGGTGCTCGAGTTCATCCCGGTGCGAGACGACGGCCGGCTGGACATTCCCGCCTTCCACTCCCTGCTCGACAAGCGGCCGGTTCTGGTCGCCCTGACGCACATGTCGAACGTGCTGGGGACGATCAACCCGTTAGCGGACATCATCCCGGCCGCCAAGCAAGCCGGCGCCGTGGTCCTGGTGGATGCGGCCCAATCGGTGCCTCATCTGCCCGTGGATGTGCAAGAGCTGGGTGCGGACTTCGTCGCCTTCTCCGGGCACAAGATGTGCGGGCCGACCGGCGTGGGCGTGCTGTATGGAGGCGAAGACCTGCTGCAGTCGATGCCTCCCTTCCTCGGGGGCGGTGACATGATCAAGCGCGTTCGGTTGAGAGAATTCACGCCCAACGAGTTGCCGCACAAGTTCGAGGCCGGGACGCCGCCCATCGCCGAGGTGATCGGCCTGGGCGCAGCCGTGGATTTCCTGGACGGGGTGGGAATGGCAGCCGTTCGCCAGCATGAGCAGGCGCTGGCTGCGTACGCCCTGGAGCGTCTGGAGGAAGTTCCCGGCTTCCGGCACTTCGGGCCTCACGGGCCAGATAAGGGTGGCGTGATCTCGTTTTCCTTCGGAGACGTCCACCCCCATGACGTGGCGCAAGTCCTCGATCGGGATGGCATCGCGGTTCGGGCCGGGCACCACTGCGCCATGCCGCTGCATGAGAAGTTTGGGCTGGCGGCGACGACCCGCGCCTCCTTCTACCTGTACAACGACGAGGCCGATGTTGACAAGTTGGTCGACGGGCTATATAAGGTGCAGGCGCTGTTCCGCTAGGAGCACCCATGGATGACCTGTACCGAGACCAGATCATTGACCGCTACAAGAATCCGCGGATGCGGGGTGAGCTCGATCCGCATGACTTCTCCTATGAGGACGACAATCCGCTGTGTGGGGATCGGATTCGGATCGATCTGCGCCTTGACCCCCAGGGGCGAATTGCCGAGGCCTCCTTCTCCGGCACGGGATGCGCCATCTCCCAGGCCGCGGCCGACCTGCTGGTCGAGTCGGTCGTCGGCAAGCCACTGGACGATGTCAAAGCACTGACCAAGGAAGACCTCCTGAGAATGCTTGGCATCGAACTCGGCCCCGTTCGCTTGAAATGCGCCCTGCTGTCCCTCAAGGTGCTCAAAGCCGGGGTGTATGGCGTCGACCATTTGGACGCCGAGCTGGCGAGAGCCTGAGGCGCGGGCTGCCGAGCGACGTACCCGATGTTCAACTACCGCCTACCTGAGCAGAAGAACCTGGAGTACGTGCCCGTGGCCTCGCGGGACGAGCTCCCGCCCGGCGCCCGCCTGCGGATTGAGGTGGATGGCCAGGGGATTGTCCTGTTCAACATCGCCGGCACGCTGTATGCGATCGCCGACGTCTGTACGCACGACGACGGTCCGCTGGGGGAGGGTACCCTCGAAGGCCTGGGCTTGGAGTGCCCGCGCCACGGCGCCCGCTTCGATCTGGCCAGCGGCAGGGCGCTGACCTTGCCAGCCGTGGTGGATATCCCCGCCTACCCGGTGCGAATCGTCGGCACGCAGGTGGAGCTCGGCCTGCCGACCGATTGACGCCGACAGTTCCGGAGCCGGCGGGGAAGCGCGATGAGACCGACCCGCCGTCTCTCATATCGTGGCCGGTGATCTTCATCACCTTGCCGACTGCCTGAGCCAGAAGTGATGTATGATGTGCGGAGGGCCGTCCCCTGAGGACAGGGTGACGGCCCGATTTGCCGACTGCCTACCCAGCGCAAGGAGAGAGCCATGCCTCAGAAGAAGAAGCCGACCCGATCGGCAGCAAAGTCCGCCCCGAAGAAGGCGGCCAAGACGGCCAAGACCCAAGCCGCTCCCAAGAAGGGGAGCGTCCGAGCCAGGTGGGTCTACCGCTTTGACGAAGTCAAGGCTGCCGAGCGCAAGGCCGGTTCGTGGGACAAGGTGCGGGCCTTGCTGGGTGGCAAGGGCGCCAACCTGGCCGAGATGACCCGGATCGGGGTGCCGGTGCCGCCCGGCTTCACGATCACGACCGAGGCCTGTAATGCGTACCTCGCCCGGGGGGCGAAGTTCCCCTCCGGGATGTGGGAGCAGACGCTGCAAGCCCTCAAGGAGACCGAGAAAGCGACCGGCAAGAAGTTCGGCGACCCCAAGAATCCCTTGCTGGTGTCCTGCCGCTCCGGCGCCAAGTTCTCCATGCCCGGCATGATGGACACCGTTCTCAACATCGGTCTGAACGAGGACACCGCGGCCGGCATGGTCCGGCTGACCTCCGACCCGCGCTTCGTCTATGACTCCTTTCGCCGCTTGGTCCAGATGTTCGGCTCTGTGGTCATGGGCGTCGACGACGAGCCCTTCGAAGCGGTGCTGACCGAGTTCCGCGCCAAGCGCGGCGTGGCCACCGACTCGGAACTCAGCCCCGAGGATTTCAAGGCTATCGTCCAGGAGTTCCGGACAATCGTCCGCAAACAAACCGGGCGTGAGTTCCCGCTCGATCCGATGGAGCAGCTGCGACTGGCGATCGAGGCGGTCTTCAAGTCCTGGAACGGCAAACGCGCCACCGACTACCGCAACGCCGCCAAGATCCCGCACGACCTGGGCACGGCGGTCAGCATCGTCACCATGGTCTTCGGCAACATGGGCTCCGACTCGGCCACCGGCGTCGCCATGACCCGCAGCGGCAACACCGGCGAGAAGGAGATCGAAGGCGACTACCTGACCAATGCCCAGGGCGAGGACGTCGTGGCCGGCACCCGCCTGACCAAGCCGATCTC is part of the Anaerolineales bacterium genome and harbors:
- a CDS encoding non-heme iron oxygenase ferredoxin subunit encodes the protein MFNYRLPEQKNLEYVPVASRDELPPGARLRIEVDGQGIVLFNIAGTLYAIADVCTHDDGPLGEGTLEGLGLECPRHGARFDLASGRALTLPAVVDIPAYPVRIVGTQVELGLPTD
- a CDS encoding cysteine desulfurase translates to MPTASTAAFLATSLRADFPILSRETRPGVPLVYLDSAATSQKPRAVIEAMSAYYERQNANIHRGVHQLAEEATQAYEDSRRRLARFIHAPSSRQVVFTRNTTESINLVAHAWGRSRVKAGDVILLTEMEHHSNLVPWQMLAAERGAVLEFIPVRDDGRLDIPAFHSLLDKRPVLVALTHMSNVLGTINPLADIIPAAKQAGAVVLVDAAQSVPHLPVDVQELGADFVAFSGHKMCGPTGVGVLYGGEDLLQSMPPFLGGGDMIKRVRLREFTPNELPHKFEAGTPPIAEVIGLGAAVDFLDGVGMAAVRQHEQALAAYALERLEEVPGFRHFGPHGPDKGGVISFSFGDVHPHDVAQVLDRDGIAVRAGHHCAMPLHEKFGLAATTRASFYLYNDEADVDKLVDGLYKVQALFR
- the sufD gene encoding Fe-S cluster assembly protein SufD; this translates as MSTRTVVRREPDSRRTGAAEFRLTEADIRRRAAASGEPGWVLEARLRAWQRYLSLPMPEPRDEAWRRTDLSGLPADHVQWLPVDDLPVDPALLLPITDESQAGLMILRPGLPTLANVDPGLGGRGVVFTDWSTAVRDHSRLLQQNLGRLVDPASAKFAALAAAVADTGVILYVPPGVVLEQPLHSVIWAPGAGRAFATRVLVVLGKGAAATFIHEFASPTEPENAAFHAGTLEVIVEDEAQLTLVELQTWGEHVWTISHEKAQVGAGGRVDWIFGAVGSHLTKNFSELSLVGEGAEGRMSGFYFTDGMQHLDHDTQQNHLAPHTTSDLLFKGALIGKSRSVWQGMIYVAPGAQKSDGYQANRNLLLSRGARADSIPGLEILADDVRCTHGATVGRLEEEPLYYLMTRGIPRADAERLVVHGFFAPIMSRIPFEGVRERFQRMIDEKMRQSIR
- a CDS encoding iron-sulfur cluster assembly scaffold protein yields the protein MDDLYRDQIIDRYKNPRMRGELDPHDFSYEDDNPLCGDRIRIDLRLDPQGRIAEASFSGTGCAISQAAADLLVESVVGKPLDDVKALTKEDLLRMLGIELGPVRLKCALLSLKVLKAGVYGVDHLDAELARA